From a single Apium graveolens cultivar Ventura chromosome 2, ASM990537v1, whole genome shotgun sequence genomic region:
- the LOC141708134 gene encoding uncharacterized protein At2g27730, mitochondrial, producing MSSRALARFVSRRFSSSGKVLSEEEKAAENVYIKKIEKEKLEKLARKGPNPEEKPPTAAGESGSVTDAKATSQTSNSGVSTDKHRNYAVLAGTVTLLGALGWYLKSNKKQEEVQD from the exons ATGTCATCAAGGGCACTTGCTAGGTTCGTGTCTCGTAGGTTTTCAAGTAGCGGCAAAGTCTTGAGTGAGGAAGAAAAAGCTGCTGAAAATGTTTATATTAAG AAAATTGAAAAGGAGAAGTTGGAGAAACTTGCACGTAAG GGTCCTAATCCAGAAGAGAAACCACCAACAGCTGCAGGGGAGTCTGGATCTGTAACCGATGCTAAAGCTACTAGCCAGACCTCAAACTCTGGAGTCTCAACTGATAAACACCGAAATTATGCAGTTCTAGCTGGTACTGTTACTCTCTTGGGTGCCCTTGGGTGGTATCTCAAATCAAACAAGAAACAAGAAGAGGTCCAAGACTAG